In a genomic window of Zingiber officinale cultivar Zhangliang chromosome 9B, Zo_v1.1, whole genome shotgun sequence:
- the LOC122025767 gene encoding receptor protein kinase TMK1-like, with protein sequence MDDYPPHRGPAILLEVVACALLILLALASGTAGADTNPGDLAAMQVLASALGADRVLSWSPSSDPCSSWTGITCSGGRVTAIQVGNMSLAGSLPPEVRNLTGLVRLELQHNRLAGKLPSFAGLSSLQFLLLHNNLFSFIPDDFFSGLSSLQAAFLDENPFAPWNLPPSLRDAVALVNFSAYYANVTGSLPNFLATSFPGLDHLGLAYNLLSGAVPADFAGAPLRSLWLNNQQGPSRLSGGITFIENMTSLEELWLQSNDFSGPLPDFSRLTNLGVLELRDNQFTGTVPSSLTELKSLTKVTLTNNLLQGPLPVFPNSVNLDLNPESESFCLTKPGRCDDRVNLLLSVAKDFNYPVRFANNWKNNDPCGWEGIRCDANGNITVINFQKMGLNGSISPDFGLFASLQKLLLSNNNLTGIIPSTLTNLAGLNELDVSNNSLWGKVPRFSQNVLLRTDGNAHLGQDPVAPPGAQSGTTDNGSNPIPGGSSDGNSSGSGKSSSGTVGAIVGSAIAMAIVVIFVGLLGFGYYRRKQQNFRRVQSPNTTVIHPQYSGSDDLVKISVVGSTANGGTIASESYSRTSSSPGDVHVVDAGNMVISIQVLRNVTNNFSEENILGRGGFGTVYKGELHDGTKIAVKRMEAGIMGTKGLNEFKSEIAVLTKVRHRNLVSLLGYCLDGNERLLVYEYMPQGTLSRHLLDWKEEGLKPLEWKKRLSIALDVARGVEYLHNLAHQSFIHRDLKPSNILLGDDMKAKVADFGLVRLAPDGKGCSVETRLAGTFGYLAPEYAVTGRVTTKADVFSFGVILMEMITGRKALDETQPEESVHLVTWFRRMQLNKDTFRKAIDPMMDLDEETFSSISTVAELAGHCCAREPYQRPDMGHAVNVLSSLAELWKPSDPDSEDSYGIDLDMSLPQALKKWQAFDDSSRFDGATSSLVVSLDNTQTSIPTRPPGFADSFTSADGR encoded by the exons ATGGACGATTACCCGCCGCACCGCGGCCCGGCGATACTCCTCGAGGTGGTGGCCTGCGCCCTCCTCATCCTCCTCGCCCTCGCATCAGGCACCGCAGGCGCGGATACGAACCCCGGCGATCTGGCCGCAATGCAGGTCCTCGCCTCCGCTCTGGGCGCCGACCGCGTTCTCTCTTGGTCCCCTTCCTCCGATCCCTGCTCCTCTTGGACCGGAATCACCTGCTCCGGCGGCCGCGTCACTGCGATCCAGGTGGGTAATATGAGCCTCGCCGGCTCACTCCCACCCGAAGTACGCAACCTCACTGGTCTCGTCCGCCTCGAGCTCCAGCACAACCGGCTCGCCGGGAAGCTACCTTCGTTTGCGGGACTCTCATCCTTGCAGTTCCTCCTCCTCCACAACAACCTCTTCTCCTTCATCCCTGATGACTTCTTCTCTGGGCTGTCTTCCCTCCAGGCCGCTTTCCTTGACGAGAACCCTTTCGCGCCTTGGAATCTCCCACCGTCTCTTCGTGATGCTGTTGCTCTCGTGAACTTCTCCGCCTACTATGCTAATGTCACTGGCTCCCTCCCTAACTTCCTCGCTACCTCCTTCCCTGGCCTTGATCACCTTGGCCTCGCCTACAACCTGCTTTCAGGCGCCGTCCCTGCAGATTTTGCTGGCGCGCCTTTGCGTTCGCTATGGCTCAACAACCAGCAGGGCCCGAGCCGCCTCTCGGGCGGGATCACCTTCATAGAGAACATGACTTCCCTTGAGGAGCTCTGGCTCCAATCCAACGACTTCTCGGGGCCTCTTCCGGACTTTTCCAGGCTCACTAATTTGGGCGTTCTTGAACTCCGAGATAACCAGTTTACCGGAACTGTGCCCAGCTCTCTGACTGAGCTCAAGTCGCTGACTAAGGTCACGCTTACCAATAACTTGCTGCAGGGCCCTTTGCCAGTCTTCCCTAATTCTGTAAACCTGGACCTCAACCCAGAAAGCGAGAGCTTTTGTCTCACGAAGCCAGGGAGGTGCGATGACCGTGTCAATCTCTTGCTTTCTGTCGCCAAAGATTTTAACTACCCTGTTCGTTTTGCAAACAACTGGAAGAATAACGACCCTTGTGGATGGGAGGGGATCAGGTGCGACGCCAATGGAAACATCACTGTGATCAATTTCCAAAAGATGGGCCTAAATGGTAGCATCTCACCGGATTTTGGTTTGTTTGCCTCATTGCAGAAGCTGCTTTTGTCAAATAACAACCTCACTGGGATAATCCCCTCCACACTCACCAATTTGGCAGGGCTTAATGAATTAGATGTGTCAAATAACTCTCTTTGGGGGAAAGTGCCTAGATTTAGCCAGAATGTACTGCTGAGGACTGATGGGAATGCCCATTTGGGGCAGGATCCTGTTGCTCCTCCTGGCGCACAGTCTGGTACTACTGACAATGGAAGCAATCCTATCCCAGGAGGGTCTTCTGATGGGAATAGCAGCGGCAGTGGGAAGTCATCATCTGGCACTGTAGGTGCTATTGTGGGTTCAGCGATTGCCATGGCTATTGTTGTCATCTTTGTGGGACTGTTGGGCTTCGGCTATTACAGAAGGAAGCAGCAGAATTTTCGTAGAGTTCAGAGTCCAAACACAACTGTGATACACCCACAGTATTCAGGGTCTGATGACTTGGTGAAGATCTCAGTTGTGGGTTCAACTGCTAACGGGGGCACAATTGCAAGCGAGTCTTATAGCCGTACAAGTAGTAGTCCTGGTGATGTTCATGTAGTTGATGCAGGAAATATGGTGATCTCCATTCAGGTTCTTAGGAATGTCACTAACAATTTTAGCGAAGAGAATATATTAGGTCGTGGCGGTTTTGGTACAGTGTATAAAGGTGAACTCCATGATGGTACCAAGATTGCAGTCAAAAGGATGGAGGCAGGCATCATGGGGACAAAAGGCTTGAATGAATTTAAATCTGAGATTGCAGTCCTCACCAAAGTTAGGCACCGAAATTTGGTTTCCCTTCTTGGTTACTGCTTGGATGGGAACGAGAGGCTCTTAGTCTATGAATACATGCCGCAAGGAACATTGAGTCGGCATCTTTTGGACTGGAAAGAAGAAGGACTAAAGCCTTTGGAATGGAAGAAAAGGCTAAGCATTGCACTGGATGTGGCAAGAGGCGTTGAGTATTTACACAATTTGGCACATCAGAGTTTCATTCATAGGGATCTTAAACCTTCAAACATCCTCCTTGGGGATGACATGAAAGCTAAAGTTGCAGATTTTGGCCTTGTACGTCTTGCTCCAGATGGAAAAGGTTGTTCTGTTGAAACAAGGCTAGCTGGTACCTTTGGTTATCTTGCTCCAGAATATGCTG TGACTGGTCGTGTCACCACAAAGGCTGATGTGTTTAGCTTTGGAGTAATATTGATGGAGATGATCACTGGTCGGAAGGCTCTCGATGAGACCCAGCCAGAGGAGAGTGTTCATCTGGTCACATGGTTCCGAAGGATGCAACTCAACAAGGACACATTTCGGAAGGCCATTGACCCAATGATGGATCTCGACGAGGAGACCTTTTCAAGCATTAGCACTGTTGCAGAGCTTGCTGGTCATTGCTGTGCAAGGGAACCTTACCAAAGGCCTGACATGGGGCATGCTGTCAATGTGCTTTCATCACTTGCGGAGCTTTGGAAGCCATCTGATCCTGATTCTGAGGACAGTTATGGTATCGACCTTGACATGTCTCTTCCTCAAGCACTAAAAAAATGGCAGGCTTTTGACGACAGCAGCCGTTTCGATGGAGCCACATCATCTTTGGTGGTGAGCTTGGACAACACTCAGACCAGCATACCAACAAGACCCCCAGGTTTTGCAGATTCCTTTACCTCAGCTGATGGAAGATAA